The Magnolia sinica isolate HGM2019 chromosome 9, MsV1, whole genome shotgun sequence genome contains a region encoding:
- the LOC131256145 gene encoding shikimate O-hydroxycinnamoyltransferase-like, with amino-acid sequence MIINVKRSTVVRPADDTPIRTVWLSNVDLLVPRLHILSVYFYRPNGSSNFFDPQVLKDALSKALVPFYPMAGRLQKDDNGRMEIYCNGEGALFVEADTDAVLDDFGDFAPTMEFKRLIPPVDYSKGLSSFPVFIAQVTNFKCGGVSLGVGTIHTVADGSSGLHFINHWSDVARGLDLTIQPFIDRTQLCARDPPTPLFPHVEYQSPPSMDGPESLKPETSPIVSLFKITRDQLNLLKSKSNDGPHHVVKYSSYELLAGHVWQCVCKARNLPEDQKTKMSIVTDGRTRLSPPLPMGYFGNGIFAATPIATAGELMSGPLIHAAGIIKGALARMDDVYLRSALDFLEVQPDLSALVRGPRTFGCPNLGIISWARLPIHDADFGWGRPMFMGPGGVGYEGMAFVLPSPTDDGSLSLAISLQADHMVHFKKHLYDF; translated from the exons ATGATCATCAACGTGAAGAGGTCCACCGTCGTGCGCCCCGCGGACGATACTCCGATCCGAACCGTCTGGCTCTCTAATGTAGACCTACTAGTGCCAAGATTGCACATCCTCAGCGTCTATTTCTACAGGCCCAATGGCTCATCTAACTTCTTTGATCCTCAAGTGCTCAAAGATGCACTGAGCAAGGCTCTGGTCCCATTCTATCCAATGGCTGGGAGGCTTCAGAAAGACGACAACGGTCGGATGGAGATCTACTGCAATGGAGAGGGTGCACTCTTCGTCGAGGCCGACACGGATGCAGTCCTAGATGACTTTGGAGACTTTGCACCCACCATGGAATTCAAGCGGCTCATCCCGCCCGTTGATTACTCTAAGGGCCTCTCATCCTTCCCTGTCTTTATAGCACAG GTAACGAATTTCAAATGCGGCGGCGTATCGCTTGGTGTCGGTACAATACACACGGTCGCAGATGGATCCAGTGGCCTACATTTCATCAATCATTGGTCAGATGTGGCCCGCGGGCttgatctcaccatccaaccgttcatcgaCCGGACCCAGCTATGTGCACGTGACCCACCAACCCCATTGTTCCCCCACGTAGAGTACCAATCCCCTCCTTCAATGGACGGCCCAGAATCCCTGAAACCTGAAACCAGCCCCATCGTGTCCCTCTTCAAGATCACACGTGATCAGCTCAATCTTCTCAAGTCCAAATccaatgatgggccccaccatgtcgtGAAATACAGCTCCTACGAGTTACTAGCCGGACACGTGTGGCAATGCGTGTGTAAGGCACGCAATCTTCCGGAAGATCAGAAAACTAAGATGTCGATCGTGACCGATGGACGGACCCGCCTCAGTCCACCGCTCCCGATGGGCTACTTCGGCAATGGAATCTTTGCCGCAACGCCAATCGCGACCGCAGGCGAGCTCATGTCGGGCCCACTAATTCATGCGGCTGGGATAATAAAGGGTGCATTGGCACGGATGGATGACGTGTATCTTAGATCAGCGTTGGATTTCTTGGAAGTGCAGCCAGATCTATCTGCGCTTGTTCGTGGGCCCAGGACATTCGGGTGCCCGAATCTCGGTATCATTAGCTGGGCCCGACTGCCGATACATGATGCGGATTTTGGGTGGGGCCGACCTATGTTTATGGGACCCGGTGGGGTCGGGTATGAAGGTATGGCTTTCGTGCTCCCGAGCCCTACCGATGATGGTAGCCTTTCGTTGGCTATATCATTGCAAGCTGACCATATGGTCCACTTCAAGAAGCATTTGTATGACTTTTAG